A genomic region of Microcoleus sp. FACHB-831 contains the following coding sequences:
- a CDS encoding sugar O-acetyltransferase: MEKTEKQKMLAGELYWAYDPELAAENKRARRLLRTYNATTEEEQDMRSQVLNELFGKVGPKVEIVPPFHCDYGSNIYAGNNLYINYGCVILDCNIVEIGENFLCGPYVQIYTASHPIDPEIRLSGRELAAPIKIGNNVWIGGGAVVCPGVTIGDNTTIGAGSVVVKDIPANVVAVGNPCRIIKYLN, from the coding sequence GTGGAAAAAACAGAAAAACAGAAGATGCTGGCGGGTGAGTTATATTGGGCTTACGATCCCGAACTGGCTGCGGAGAACAAGCGGGCACGCCGTCTTTTAAGAACGTACAACGCGACGACTGAAGAAGAACAGGATATGCGATCGCAGGTTCTAAACGAGTTGTTCGGGAAAGTTGGCCCTAAAGTGGAAATTGTGCCCCCATTCCACTGCGACTATGGCAGCAATATTTATGCTGGAAACAATTTATACATCAACTATGGCTGTGTAATTCTAGACTGCAATATTGTGGAAATTGGTGAAAATTTTCTGTGCGGTCCTTACGTTCAAATTTACACCGCTTCTCACCCAATAGACCCAGAAATTCGCTTATCTGGTCGAGAACTTGCTGCTCCTATTAAGATTGGTAATAATGTCTGGATTGGTGGCGGCGCGGTCGTTTGTCCGGGGGTGACAATTGGCGACAATACAACCATCGGTGCTGGTAGCGTTGTTGTAAAAGATATACCAGCAAATGTTGTTGCTGTTGGCAATCCGTGCCGAATAATTAAATATTTAAACTAA